Part of the Tetragenococcus koreensis genome, AGTCAGCTGAGGCCATAGTAGCTATTGCATTTCATGTAGTGAAGGGCCGAATGTTTGTATAGTGTGAATCGCTAGAAGGAAATGTCCGAATAGTCCGAAAACGAGAATACCCTAGAACAATAGAACGTAACTATTGATGGGAAAGGTAGTGGGGGCGGTTTTGGATAAATTTACGCCTAGAGGAGGAACAGCGCATGAGATTAATTGAAAAGATTACGAGTTATCAAAATATGACACAAGCCATCGAACAGGTCAAAAAGAATAAAGGGGCCCCGGGCGTGGATGAAATGACAGTTGATGAACTCGACCATTATTTTTATCAACAGGGGCGAGATCTTGTTCAAGAGATTCGTTCGATGACCTACCGACCAAAGGCGGTCAAAAGGGTTTATATCCCTAAATCCGATGGGAAACAAAGACCCTTAGGGATTCCAACTGGGGTAGACCGTGTGGTGCAACAAGCAACAGCGCAACAATTAAGTCGCATCTTCGATGTCCACTTCAGTGAAACCAGTTATGGTTTTCGTCCGAATCGAAGTGCTCATCAAGCAATTGAAAAAGTACTTGATTACTTGAATGAAGGCTATGAATGGCTCATCGATATGGATATTGAGAAATATTTTGATACCGTTCACCATGATAAATTAATCTCGACCCTCAGAGAACGGGTCAAAGATAGAGAGACCCTTCATTTAATACGTGTTTTCTTAAAAGCAGGTATTATGGAGAATGGCTTCGTTAGTCCGAACGAAACCGGGGTTCCGCAAGGAGGCCCGTTAAGTCCAATTTTAGCGAATATTTATCTGGACAAACTGGATAAAGAATTAGAAGCAAGAGGGCTGCATTTTGTTCGGTACGCGGATGATACGGATATTTTTGTCAAAAGTGAGATGGCAGCCAACCGTGTGATGAAATCTATTACGGATTGGATAGAAAGAAAGTTATTCTTGCAAGTGAATGTCACGAAAACCAAGGTCGTACGACCGACACAAAGTAAATTTTTAGGATTTACCTTTTGGAAGAACCAAAAGGGTTGGCAGTGTAAACCGAGCAAAGTCAGTAAAACAAAGCTCTATGACAAAACCAAAGAAATTCTTAAAAGGAAACATGCCGTGTCGCGACCTTTAACTGTGACATTTACGAAATTGAACCAAATTGTAAGGGGCTGGATCAATTACTACCGTATCGGTAGTATGAAAACCTATCTAGCGAAGTTTGGTCAATGGTTACGACATAAAGTCCGTGTCATTATCATAAAACAATGGAAACTTCCGCAACGAATCTATACGAATTTACAACAATTGAATCGACTATTCAATTGTCATTTCAAGAAAGAAGACATTTATAAGGTCGCTAATTCTAGATTAGGTTGGTATAGGAAATGTGGAATGCACGTTGTCAATTTTACACTGAGTCCGAAAGTTTTAGCCATAAAGAAAAAGGATAGACCTGGATTGGTCGATCCCTTAACTTACTATCTAAATAAAGTGTGAAAACAATACAAACGTAGCGCCGTATACGAGAACCGTACGTACGGTGCGACGGGAGGGGCGGAAATTTTATTTCCCCTCTACCCTATTGTAAGGCCTCTTTTACATCTTCTAGCATTTGAGTGTAGGCGATCGGACCATTGTATAGCCAGCTGCTTTCAGGACCGAATTCAAACAGTTGGTCATTTTCAACTGCAGGAATATTTTCCCACAATGGATCGTCAAACATTGCGGCTGATTCATCACTGTTGACTAGAAAAAGATAATCAGCATCCAGTTGTGACAGGCTTTCTAAGGAAA contains:
- the ltrA gene encoding group II intron reverse transcriptase/maturase, producing the protein MRLIEKITSYQNMTQAIEQVKKNKGAPGVDEMTVDELDHYFYQQGRDLVQEIRSMTYRPKAVKRVYIPKSDGKQRPLGIPTGVDRVVQQATAQQLSRIFDVHFSETSYGFRPNRSAHQAIEKVLDYLNEGYEWLIDMDIEKYFDTVHHDKLISTLRERVKDRETLHLIRVFLKAGIMENGFVSPNETGVPQGGPLSPILANIYLDKLDKELEARGLHFVRYADDTDIFVKSEMAANRVMKSITDWIERKLFLQVNVTKTKVVRPTQSKFLGFTFWKNQKGWQCKPSKVSKTKLYDKTKEILKRKHAVSRPLTVTFTKLNQIVRGWINYYRIGSMKTYLAKFGQWLRHKVRVIIIKQWKLPQRIYTNLQQLNRLFNCHFKKEDIYKVANSRLGWYRKCGMHVVNFTLSPKVLAIKKKDRPGLVDPLTYYLNKV